A window from Megalobrama amblycephala isolate DHTTF-2021 linkage group LG9, ASM1881202v1, whole genome shotgun sequence encodes these proteins:
- the LOC125275862 gene encoding serine/threonine-protein phosphatase 6 regulatory ankyrin repeat subunit A-like gives MSVSLNQMCSEVTVNINMLIEISQKAAGCVDGDVNMSDVDDDECFVSAEVLVSSAKADFTLQDAHRNTALHLACSKGHETSALLILEKVTDRNLINCTNAALQTPLHVAARNGLTVVVQELLGKGASVLAVDENGYTPALACAPNKDVADCLALILATMMPISLSSPSTISGLAFTTINHYSSPSKTVTFDPLPMLRSEHVSYRKFNSLGREDGLIVPDDELNDSDSETY, from the exons ATGTCTGTATCATTAAACCAGATGTGTAGTGAAGTCACTGTAAACATCAACATGCTCATCGAGATCAGTCAGAAAGCAGCTGGATGTGTTGATGGTGATGTTAATATGAGTGATGTTGATGATGACGAGTGTTTTGTTTCTGCAGAGGTGTTGGTGAGCAGCGCGAAAGCAGATTTCACATTACAGGACGCACACAGAAACACAGCCCTGCATCTGGCCTGCAGTAAG GGACATGAAACCAGTGCCTTGTTAATTCTTGAGAAGGTCACGGACAGAAACCTCATCAACTGCACAAACGCAGCGCTGCAGAC GCCGCTACACGTTGCCGCTCGTAACGGGCTCACGGTGGTCGTGCAGGAGCTGCTGGGTAAAGGAGCCAGTGTCCTCGCCGTGGATGAAAACG GTTACACTCCAGCTTTGGCTTGTGCCCCGAACAAAGACGTGGCCGACTGTTTGGCGCTGATACTCGCCACCATGATGCCCATCTCCCTCAGCAGTCCCAGCACCATATCGGGCCTCGCGTTTACCACCATTAACCATTACTCCAGCCCATCCAAGACCGTGACCTTTGACCCTTTACCAATGCTGCGGTCCGAGCACGTCTCCTACCGTAAATTCAACAGCCTGGGCCGTGAGGACGGCCTCATCGTCCCCGATGATGAACTCAATGATTCAGACTCAGAAACGTACTGA